The region GATAAAGCGGAACCAGAAATTGAAGAAGTTATCTTCGATCCGATACAAACCCTTTCGACTCTTCTGGGGAACCTTTTCTGTGACTGGAACTTCCTTAGTGACAATCTGTAGGTCTTGTAAAATAGATAGATACCTTGAGACTGTCCCTTTATCAAAGCCAGTCTCATTAAGGATTTCAGATAACTTTGTCTTTGTAAGAGAAAGGGCAATCAGGATGGCAAAGTAATTCCTTGGCTCTTTGAGTTCTTCCCGGAGTAGAAATTCTACCTCTTCATAGAGGAGACTTCCTTTAGTCAGTATTTGGTCTTTAACTACCTCCCATATATTCCTCTTTTGCCTTCGAAAGAGATTTATGTAAGGAGGCATTCCACCAACGATTGAGTAGATTGTTAACCTCTCTTCAAAAGGGAAGGCTTCGAAGGCCTCCTTAAGCTGTTTAAAGGAGAATGGCTGAAGTCGAATCTGACCAGTTCTTCTACCATAGAGTGGTGCTCGATAAAAGAGGGTAGTTCGTTCCATCATGCCAATACTTGAACCCAAAAGGATAATAAATAGAGGTGAATCCTTGAGATATAAATCCCATCCTTTTTGGAAAAGGGATGGTGTAGCTGGATCACCCTCTACTAAATAAGGGAATTCATCTATTATTATCACCATCTTCTCTTTCTTCTTAGATAGGTATTCTAATGCTTGGACCCAATCACGAAAACCTCCTTGCGTAATGAACTTATCGTTAAAGAACCCTCCCGC is a window of bacterium DNA encoding:
- a CDS encoding ATP-binding protein, producing MEFINRKEELDFLNKRWQEKGAQLIPIYGKRRVGKTELTLQFIKDKPHIYFLSESVPKELQLRKFAEVAGGFFNDKFITQGGFRDWVQALEYLSKKKEKMVIIIDEFPYLVEGDPATPSLFQKGWDLYLKDSPLFIILLGSSIGMMERTTLFYRAPLYGRRTGQIRLQPFSFKQLKEAFEAFPFEERLTIYSIVGGMPPYINLFRRQKRNIWEVVKDQILTKGSLLYEEVEFLLREELKEPRNYFAILIALSLTKTKLSEILNETGFDKGTVSRYLSILQDLQIVTKEVPVTEKVPQKSRKGLYRIEDNFFNFWFRFIFRNRDLLEEGKKKEVLKMVKRGIGEILSRNYEKISLETLKEAVSKRKLPIYFTRYGRWWEKGEEIDIVAVNQEQNKILFGEVKWSNRPVGTNIYKDLKQKAQKVISKRRPKKKYFCLFSKTGFTQAMLDIAKEEGVFLFEKDSLIV